Proteins found in one Triticum urartu cultivar G1812 chromosome 4, Tu2.1, whole genome shotgun sequence genomic segment:
- the LOC125552969 gene encoding elongation factor 2: MVKFTAEELRGIMDKKNNIRNMSVIAHVDHGKSTLTDSLVAAAGIIAQEVAGDVRMTDTRADEAERGITIKSTGISLFYQMTPESLEMYKGDRDGDEYLINLIDSPGHVDFSSEVTAALRITDGALVVVDCIEGVCVQTETVLRQALGERIRPVLTVNKMDRCFLELQVEGEEAYQTFSRVIENANVIMATYEDVLLGDVQVYPEKGTVAFSAGLHGWAFTLTNFAKMYASKFGVDEAKMMERLWGENFFDPATKKWTSKNTGTATCKRGFVQFCYEPIKQIIATCMNDQKDKLWPMLKKLGVTMKNDEKDLMGKALMKRVMQTWLPASRALLEMMIFHLPSPSKAQRYRVENLYEGPLDDIYANAIRNCDPDGPLMLYVSKMIPASDKGRFFAFGRVFAGRVATGMKVRIMGPNFVPGQKKDLYVKSVQRTVIWMGKKQESVEDVPCGNTVALVGLDQFITKNATLTNEKEVDACPIRAMKFSVSPVVRVAVQCKVASDLPKLVEGLKRLAKSDPMVLCTIEESGEHIIAGAGELHLEICLKDLQDDFMGGAEIIVSPPVVSFRETVLEKSCRTVMSKSPNKHNRLYMEARPLEEGLAEAIDDGRIGPRDDPKVRSKILSEEFGWDKDLAKKIWCFGPETTGPNMVVDMCKGVQYLNEIKDSVVAGFQWASKEGALAEENMRGICFEVCDVVLHTDAIHRGGGQVIPTARRVIYASQLTAKPRLLEPVYLVEIQAPENALGGIYGVLNQKRGHVFEEMQRQGTPLYNIKAYLPVIESFGFSSTLRAATSGQAFPQCVFDHWDIMASDPLDPGTQSATLVTEIRKRKGLKEQMTPLSDFEDKL, from the coding sequence GCAAGTCTACGCTTACGGATTCCCTTGTGGCAGCTGCTGGGATTATTGCCCAGGAAGTTGCTGGTGATGTTCGCATGACTGATACCCGTGCAGACGAGGCAGAACGTGGTATTACAATCAAATCCACGGGTATCTCTCTTTTCTATCAGATGACTCCTGAATCACTCGAGATGTACAAGGGCGACAGGGATGGGGACGAATACCTGATCAACCTTATTGATTCACCTGGCCACGTTGACTTCTCTTCGGAAGTCACAGCTGCTCTTCGTATCACCGATGGTGCTTTAGTGGTTGTTGACTGTATTGAGGGTGTCTGTGTGCAGACCGAAACTGTGCTGCGCCAAGCCCTTGGTGAGAGGATTAGACCTGTCCTCACCGTGAACAAGATGGACAGATGCTTCCTTGAGCTTCAAGTGGAAGGTGAGGAAGCATACCAGACTTTCTCCCGTGTCATTGAAAATGCCAATGTCATCATGGCAACATATGAAGATGTGCTCCTTGGTGATGTCCAAGTGTACCCGGAGAAGGGGACTGTTGCGTTCTCTGCTGGTTTGCATGGGTGGGCTTTCACCCTTACAAACTTTGCCAAGATGTATGCCTCCAAGTTTGGAGTTGATGAGGCGAAGATGATGGAGAGGCTGTGGGGTGAGAACTTCTTTGACCCAGCCACAAAGAAATGGACCTCCAAGAACACCGGGACAGCTACCTGCAAGAGAGGTTTTGTTCAGTTTTGCTACGAGCCAATCAAGCAAATCATAGCCACCTGCATGAATGATCAGAAGGATAAGTTGTGGCCTATGTTGAAGAAGCTTGGTGTGACCATGAAGAATGATGAGAAGGACTTGATGGGCAAGGCTCTCATGAAGCGTGTGATGCAAACTTGGCTGCCTGCCAGTCGTGCTCTGCTTGAGATGATGATATTTCATCTCCCTTCTCCTTCAAAGGCACAGAGGTATCGTGTGGAGAACTTATACGAGGGCCCCCTTGATGATATATATGCTAATGCTATCAGAAATTGTGACCCTGACGGTCCTCTTATGCTGTATGTCTCCAAGATGATTCCAGCATCTGACAAGGGTAGATTCTTTGCCTTTGGACGTGTTTTCGCTGGGAGGGTTGCAACTGGCATGAAGGTCCGTATCATGGGACCTAACTTTGTTCCTGGCCAGAAGAAGGATCTGTATGTGAAAAGTGTCCAGCGTACTGTTATCTGGATGGGAAAGAAGCAAGAGTCTGTTGAGGATGTTCCCTGTGGTAACACTGTTGCTTTGGTTGGTTTGGATCAGTTCATCACCAAGAATGCAACCCTGACAAATGAGAAGGAAGTTGATGCCTGCCCAATCAGGGCAATGAAGTTCTCTGTGTCCCCTGTTGTGCGTGTTGCTGTTCAGTGCAAGGTGGCTTCTGATCTTCCTAAGCTTGTTGAGGGTTTGAAGCGTCTCGCCAAGTCTGATCCTATGGTTCTCTGTACCATTGAAGAGTCTGGTGAGCATATCATTGCTGGAGCTGGAGAGCTTCATCTTGAAATCTGTCTGAAGGATCTGCAGGATGACTTCATGGGTGGTGCTGAAATTATTGTTTCCCCTCCTGTTGTCTCCTTCCGTGAGACTGTTCTGGAGAAGTCCTGCCGGACCGTCATGAGCAAGTCCCCCAACAAGCATAACCGTCTTTACATGGAGGCTCGCCCATTGGAGGAGGGACTGGCTGAGGCTATTGATGATGGCCGCATTGGCCCACGTGATGATCCTAAGGTGCGCTCCAAGATCCTGTCTGAGGAGTTTGGTTGGGACAAGGATCTCGCCAAGAAGATTTGGTGCTTTGGACCTGAGACTACTGGCCCCAACATGGTTGTCGACATGTGTAAGGGAGTGCAGTATCTCAATGAAATCAAGGACTCTGTTGTGGCTGGGTTCCAGTGGGCATCAAAGGAAGGTGCATTGGCTGAGGAGAACATGCGTGGCATTTGCTTTGAGGTCTGTGATGTTGTTCTGCACACTGATGCTATTCACAGGGGTGGTGGTCAGGTCATCCCAACGGCTAGGAGGGTCATTTACGCTTCTCAGCTCACTGCTAAGCCAAGGCTGTTGGAGCCCGTCTACCTGGTTGAGATCCAGGCCCCGGAGAATGCACTTGGTGGTATCTATGGTGTTCTGAATCAGAAGAGAGGTCACGTGTTCGAGGAGATGCAGAGGCAAGGTACCCCGCTCTACAACATCAAGGCCTACCTGCCTGTCATTGAGTCCTTCGGGTTCTCGAGCACCCTCAGGGCTGCGACGTCCGGTCAGGCTTTCCCCCAGTGTGTGTTTGACCACTGGGACATCATGGCTTCCGATCCTTTGGACCCTGGGACCCAGTCGGCGACGCTTGTCACCGAGATCCGCAAGAGGAAGGGTCTCAAGGAACAGATGACTCCCCTATCCGATTTTGAGGACAAGCTCTAA